One window of Novosphingobium sp. P6W genomic DNA carries:
- a CDS encoding RNA polymerase sigma factor, with translation MSTSAPCFRGYRPRLVAASAAHHAPIDGPELTGPVPLHAGLEDAFRSERSSLLRYLGRRAGPDAAHDLVQEVFVRAAGSEQASRLANPAAFVRRIARNLLIDRSRRRQTDVTVFPLDENRDIASPPEQMLELEAADLRRIYEDAVRSLPEKTRCVFLLSRDDELTYGQIGERLGITVATVQYHMVRAIAIVAAAVKDHR, from the coding sequence TTGTCGACGTCCGCTCCGTGTTTTCGCGGCTATCGCCCGCGGCTGGTGGCTGCATCGGCCGCTCACCATGCGCCCATCGACGGCCCGGAGCTGACAGGCCCAGTGCCGCTTCATGCTGGTCTCGAAGACGCGTTTCGTTCGGAGCGAAGCTCGTTGCTGCGCTATTTGGGGCGACGGGCAGGTCCTGATGCTGCTCACGATCTGGTACAGGAGGTCTTCGTGCGTGCGGCGGGAAGCGAGCAGGCGTCTCGGCTTGCCAACCCGGCCGCCTTCGTACGGCGCATCGCCCGAAATCTCCTGATCGACAGGTCACGTCGACGTCAAACGGACGTTACGGTGTTTCCGCTCGACGAGAACCGCGATATTGCAAGTCCGCCCGAGCAGATGCTGGAACTGGAGGCGGCGGATCTGCGGAGGATCTATGAGGACGCTGTTCGAAGTTTGCCGGAAAAGACGCGCTGTGTGTTTTTGCTCAGCCGGGACGACGAACTGACGTATGGGCAGATCGGCGAACGGCTTGGGATCACGGTGGCTACGGTACAATATCATATGGTGCGCGCGATCGCGATCGTCGCCGCGGCGGTGAAGGATCATCGATGA
- a CDS encoding FecR family protein, whose translation MTGEEWPGGHTPGAAALDAATWCARIRNGLTEAEFADLGNWFRTSDDNRAAFETSMLVAPLTPQQRDAVERALMHSFPALPGVGSISASGAAAAMSHHGTARQTDRRPERKKSGLRPAVLAAAALAATVAVVLGLGTKLVPASLAPSARAATYETGHGSIRSFTLEDGSALTLDSDSRIDVSMNSRARHARLLHGRARLSAARDRRPFTIVAASGRQIAFDGVIDIGIDEDQLVDLRLRSGNGHLKPDGKGSNGQAGAMPLSVDQQVVFPAAGATAPKVVAAPVADTRAWPSGLVDYKAIALVALVRDANRYARRPIVLDDRTMGSLTVSGRFQLTDGEKLAERLAEVFDLVVVSHHDGIHLRRR comes from the coding sequence ATGACCGGTGAAGAGTGGCCCGGAGGCCATACACCAGGCGCAGCCGCGCTGGACGCCGCAACTTGGTGCGCGCGCATTCGCAACGGGCTGACGGAAGCGGAATTCGCCGATCTGGGAAACTGGTTTCGCACGTCGGACGACAATCGTGCGGCCTTCGAGACCTCGATGTTGGTCGCCCCATTGACGCCGCAACAGCGCGATGCAGTTGAACGCGCATTAATGCACTCGTTTCCGGCGCTGCCCGGCGTAGGGTCGATATCCGCATCCGGCGCGGCGGCGGCTATGTCGCATCACGGCACTGCACGCCAAACCGACCGGCGCCCCGAGCGTAAGAAATCCGGTTTGCGGCCCGCAGTGCTTGCGGCAGCCGCGCTCGCCGCGACGGTGGCGGTGGTCCTGGGGCTTGGCACGAAATTGGTGCCGGCATCGTTGGCCCCATCGGCGCGCGCCGCCACATACGAAACCGGTCATGGTTCGATACGGAGTTTCACCCTGGAAGACGGCTCAGCTTTGACGCTGGATAGCGACAGCCGGATCGATGTCAGCATGAACTCAAGGGCGCGCCATGCCCGACTATTGCATGGACGGGCGCGCCTTTCCGCTGCTCGCGACCGGCGGCCGTTCACGATTGTCGCTGCATCGGGCCGACAGATCGCCTTCGACGGGGTGATCGATATAGGCATCGACGAAGACCAGCTTGTGGACCTGCGGTTGCGGTCAGGAAACGGCCATTTGAAGCCGGATGGCAAGGGCTCAAACGGGCAAGCAGGGGCCATGCCACTGTCTGTCGACCAGCAGGTCGTGTTCCCGGCAGCCGGTGCGACCGCTCCAAAGGTCGTTGCCGCACCTGTTGCCGATACCCGCGCCTGGCCAAGCGGCTTGGTCGATTACAAGGCAATAGCGCTCGTTGCGCTGGTGCGCGATGCCAACCGCTACGCGCGCAGGCCCATTGTTCTCGACGACCGAACCATGGGCAGCCTCACGGTTTCTGGACGTTTCCAACTGACCGATGGCGAGAAGCTGGCTGAACGGCTGGCTGAAGTGTTCGATCTGGTCGTCGTCAGCCACCACGATGGCATCCATCTTCGCCGGAGATGA